In the Kribbella sp. NBC_00482 genome, one interval contains:
- a CDS encoding helix-turn-helix transcriptional regulator, whose translation MRDRVERLCSGTLDAKALRERALTELRRAVPFDAYVWTLTDPVTRIGTSPLADIPGLSWPDLPALIQSRYLRWTNLMVGGEPVVWRRTDDVEVLTAVFADRFGCWAWLDLWRTSSSPFTSAERDLIASVLPVLTTALRRAQARTFTAQVPPPSGGPAVLVLSADLQVRVGTPAAREALHRLNPPDDPAVVGQAIPAAAYNLAAALVAAENGVPIGPPWSRVHLGAGRWVTLRAARTAPDSDLAVTIEESTPAERLEVFALAHALTPREREILAELTTGADSRHIAQRLVLSEHTVNDHVKAILAKTGATTRPTLLARVAGTG comes from the coding sequence GTGCGGGATCGGGTGGAGCGACTGTGTTCCGGCACGCTCGACGCGAAGGCGCTGCGCGAGCGGGCGCTCACCGAGCTGCGGCGTGCCGTGCCGTTCGACGCCTACGTCTGGACTCTCACCGACCCGGTCACCAGGATCGGCACCTCACCTCTGGCCGACATCCCAGGGCTGTCCTGGCCGGACCTTCCTGCTCTCATCCAGTCGCGGTACCTGCGCTGGACCAACCTCATGGTGGGTGGTGAGCCGGTCGTATGGCGTCGTACGGACGACGTCGAGGTGTTGACCGCGGTCTTCGCGGACCGCTTCGGCTGCTGGGCCTGGTTGGACCTGTGGCGCACGAGCAGCTCGCCCTTCACGTCGGCCGAGCGTGACCTGATCGCGTCCGTCCTACCGGTGCTGACCACCGCCCTCCGAAGGGCCCAGGCAAGAACCTTTACCGCCCAGGTCCCACCTCCGTCCGGCGGGCCGGCCGTTCTCGTTCTCAGCGCGGATCTGCAGGTCCGGGTCGGCACGCCCGCGGCGCGTGAGGCACTGCATCGGTTGAACCCACCGGACGATCCCGCCGTGGTCGGGCAGGCGATCCCCGCGGCGGCGTACAACCTGGCGGCAGCTCTCGTTGCTGCCGAGAACGGCGTACCGATCGGGCCGCCCTGGTCACGTGTCCACCTGGGCGCCGGCCGCTGGGTCACCCTCCGGGCCGCCCGCACCGCACCTGACTCCGATCTCGCGGTCACCATCGAGGAATCCACACCCGCCGAACGCCTGGAAGTCTTCGCCCTCGCGCACGCCCTGACGCCCCGCGAACGCGAGATCCTCGCCGAGCTGACCACCGGCGCCGACTCCCGTCACATCGCCCAGCGCCTGGTCCTGTCCGAACACACCGTCAACGACCACGTCAAGGCGATCCTCGCCAAGACCGGCGCCACCACCCGCCCGACCCTCCTCGCCCGCGTCGCCGGGACGGGGTGA
- a CDS encoding multifunctional oxoglutarate decarboxylase/oxoglutarate dehydrogenase thiamine pyrophosphate-binding subunit/dihydrolipoyllysine-residue succinyltransferase subunit encodes MATEPSDTNPLAAFGANEWLVDELYEKYQQDPNSVDPAWLDFFKTYKPGDATPVKTAPADAPRPDAVSDNKTPEAPSRGTATSAPASSAPAATTAATQPTPAAAQAAAPQTQPAAKQAPAKSGAPTGGTVNQPPSTQAKPAPAAGADSERLILRGAPARTAQNMETSLTVPTATSVRQVPVKLLIDNRIVINNHLKRARGGKVSFTHLIGWALVKALKTLPDMNASYDETDGKPTLVNPAHINLGLAIDMKKPDGTRQLLVPSIKATETMTFADFWMAYEDIVRRARDNKLALPDFQGTTISLTNPGTIGTQHSVPRLMSGQGCIIGVGAMEYPTEYQGAAEETMAKLAVSKVMTLTSTYDHRIIQGAQSGEFLRRIHQLLLGGEGFYDEIFQSLRIPYEPIRWAADLPHSHEEDISKQARILELIHAFRVRGHIMADTDPLEYKQRSHPDLDVATHGLTLWDLDREFATGSFGGNDRRFMKLREILGILRDSYCRTTGIEYMHIQDPEQRKWIQERVERPHTKPPREEQLRILAKLNEAEAFETFLQTKYVGQRRFSLEGAETTIPLLDELCEEAAGAGLEEVAIGMAHRGRLNVLANIVGKSYGQIFREFEGNIDPRTVQGSGDVKYHLGAEGEFVSEFGDKIKVSVAANPSHLETVDPVLEGIVRAKQDILDRGAAFPVLPLLVHGDAAFAGQGVVAETLNLSQLRGYRTGGTIHVIVNNQVGFTTSPASSRSSMYSTDVARMVQAPIFHVNGDDPEACIRVADLAFEYRQAFNKDVVIDLVCYRRRGHNEGDDPSFTQPLMYDLIEQKRSVRKLYTEALIGRGDITIEEAEQAMQDFQHRLERVFAEVREAKSQPDTPPPYVTAPDYPDKPEGPDATAITPEVLKKIADAHTTLPAGFTVHPKVMPQLQRRAHAITEGPIDWASAEITALGSLLLDGRPVRLAGQDSRRGTFVQRFAAVIDRVNGQDYVPLQHLDEGGQGNFYVYDSLLSEYAALGFEYGYSVARPEALTLWEAQFGDFVNGAQSVIDEYISSGEAKWGQKSGVVLLLPHGYEGQGPDHTSARIERFLALCAEDAMTVAQPSTPASYFHLLRRHTLGEEHVPMIVFTPKQLLRRKEAVSQPEELTHGTFKPVLSDAEAETNAAGVERVILASGRIVYDLLAERKTVEADKISTAILRVEQLYPLPADEIVAELAKYPNATEIRWVQDEPANQGPWPFMALNLTEHLGGKPFYRVSRPAMSAPAVGSHGVHGTEQATLLKQAFS; translated from the coding sequence GTGGCCACCGAGCCATCAGACACCAATCCCCTAGCAGCCTTCGGTGCGAACGAATGGCTGGTCGACGAGCTGTACGAGAAGTACCAGCAGGACCCGAATTCGGTGGATCCGGCGTGGTTGGACTTCTTCAAGACGTACAAGCCAGGTGACGCGACTCCGGTGAAGACCGCCCCGGCCGACGCTCCCCGACCGGACGCGGTGTCCGACAACAAGACCCCCGAGGCGCCGAGCCGCGGTACGGCGACGTCCGCGCCGGCCTCGAGCGCACCCGCGGCCACCACCGCGGCGACCCAGCCCACCCCGGCCGCTGCGCAGGCAGCCGCACCTCAGACGCAGCCGGCAGCGAAGCAAGCACCGGCCAAGTCCGGCGCCCCGACCGGAGGCACGGTGAACCAGCCGCCCAGCACCCAGGCCAAGCCCGCCCCCGCGGCCGGCGCGGACTCCGAGCGGCTGATTCTGCGCGGCGCCCCCGCGCGGACCGCGCAGAACATGGAGACCAGCCTCACGGTCCCCACCGCGACCAGCGTTCGCCAGGTGCCGGTCAAGCTGCTGATCGACAACCGGATCGTCATCAACAACCACCTCAAGCGCGCCCGCGGCGGCAAGGTGTCCTTCACCCACCTGATCGGCTGGGCGCTGGTCAAGGCGCTGAAGACGCTGCCGGACATGAACGCGTCGTACGACGAGACCGACGGCAAGCCGACCCTGGTCAACCCGGCGCACATCAACCTCGGCCTGGCCATCGACATGAAGAAGCCGGACGGCACCCGGCAGCTGCTGGTGCCGTCGATCAAGGCGACCGAGACGATGACGTTCGCCGACTTCTGGATGGCCTACGAGGACATCGTCCGCCGGGCCCGCGACAACAAGCTCGCGCTGCCGGACTTCCAGGGCACCACGATCAGCCTGACCAACCCCGGCACGATCGGCACCCAGCACTCGGTGCCGCGGCTGATGAGCGGCCAGGGCTGCATCATCGGCGTCGGCGCGATGGAGTACCCGACGGAGTACCAGGGCGCGGCCGAGGAGACGATGGCCAAGCTCGCGGTCAGCAAGGTGATGACGCTGACCTCGACGTACGACCACCGGATCATCCAGGGCGCCCAGTCGGGTGAGTTCCTGCGCCGGATCCACCAGCTGCTGCTCGGCGGCGAGGGCTTCTACGACGAGATCTTCCAGTCGCTGCGGATCCCCTACGAGCCGATCCGCTGGGCCGCCGACCTCCCGCACAGCCACGAGGAGGACATCAGCAAGCAGGCTCGGATCCTCGAGCTGATCCACGCGTTCCGGGTGCGCGGCCACATCATGGCCGACACCGACCCGCTGGAGTACAAGCAGCGCAGCCACCCCGACCTCGACGTCGCCACCCACGGCCTGACGCTGTGGGACCTGGACCGCGAGTTCGCCACCGGATCGTTCGGCGGCAACGACCGGCGGTTCATGAAGCTCCGCGAGATCCTCGGCATCCTGCGCGACTCGTACTGCCGGACCACCGGTATCGAGTACATGCACATCCAGGACCCCGAGCAGCGCAAGTGGATCCAGGAGCGGGTCGAGCGGCCGCACACCAAGCCGCCGCGCGAGGAGCAGCTCCGGATCCTGGCCAAGCTGAACGAGGCCGAGGCGTTCGAGACCTTCCTGCAGACCAAGTACGTCGGTCAGCGCCGCTTCTCGCTCGAGGGCGCGGAGACCACGATCCCGCTGCTCGACGAGCTCTGCGAGGAGGCGGCCGGCGCCGGCCTGGAAGAGGTCGCGATCGGCATGGCGCACCGCGGCCGGCTGAACGTGCTGGCCAACATCGTCGGCAAGTCGTACGGACAGATCTTCCGCGAGTTCGAGGGCAACATCGACCCGCGGACCGTGCAGGGCTCCGGCGACGTCAAGTACCACCTGGGCGCCGAGGGCGAGTTCGTCTCCGAGTTCGGCGACAAGATCAAGGTCTCGGTGGCGGCGAACCCGTCCCACCTGGAGACCGTCGACCCGGTGCTCGAGGGCATCGTCCGGGCCAAGCAGGACATCCTGGACCGCGGCGCCGCGTTCCCGGTGCTGCCGCTGCTCGTCCACGGTGACGCGGCCTTCGCCGGCCAGGGCGTGGTGGCGGAGACGCTGAACCTGTCCCAGCTGCGCGGCTACCGGACCGGCGGCACGATCCACGTGATCGTGAACAACCAGGTCGGCTTCACCACCTCGCCGGCCTCGTCGCGCTCGTCGATGTACTCCACCGACGTGGCCCGGATGGTGCAGGCGCCGATCTTCCACGTGAACGGCGACGACCCCGAGGCCTGCATCCGGGTCGCGGACCTGGCCTTCGAGTACCGGCAGGCGTTCAACAAGGACGTCGTCATCGACCTGGTCTGCTACCGCCGCCGCGGTCACAACGAGGGTGACGACCCGAGCTTCACCCAGCCGCTGATGTACGACCTGATCGAGCAGAAGCGCTCGGTCCGCAAGCTCTACACCGAGGCCCTGATCGGCCGTGGCGACATCACGATCGAAGAGGCCGAGCAGGCCATGCAGGACTTCCAGCACCGGCTCGAGCGGGTCTTCGCGGAGGTCCGCGAGGCGAAGAGCCAGCCCGACACGCCGCCGCCGTACGTGACGGCGCCGGACTACCCGGACAAGCCGGAGGGCCCGGACGCGACCGCGATCACGCCGGAGGTGCTGAAGAAGATCGCCGACGCGCACACCACGCTGCCGGCCGGCTTCACCGTGCACCCGAAGGTGATGCCGCAGCTGCAGCGCCGCGCGCACGCGATCACCGAGGGCCCGATCGACTGGGCCAGCGCGGAGATCACCGCCCTCGGCTCGCTGCTGCTCGACGGACGTCCGGTCCGGCTCGCCGGTCAGGACAGCCGTCGCGGCACGTTCGTCCAGCGGTTCGCCGCCGTCATCGACCGGGTCAACGGGCAGGACTACGTCCCGCTGCAGCACCTGGACGAGGGCGGTCAGGGGAACTTCTACGTCTACGACTCGCTGCTCAGCGAGTACGCCGCACTCGGCTTCGAGTACGGGTACTCCGTGGCGCGGCCCGAGGCGCTGACCCTCTGGGAGGCGCAGTTCGGCGACTTCGTGAACGGCGCCCAGTCGGTCATCGACGAGTACATCTCGTCCGGTGAGGCGAAGTGGGGCCAGAAGTCCGGCGTCGTGCTGCTGCTGCCGCACGGCTACGAGGGCCAGGGCCCGGACCACACCTCGGCCCGGATCGAGCGGTTCCTGGCGCTGTGCGCGGAGGACGCGATGACGGTGGCGCAGCCGTCGACCCCGGCGTCGTACTTCCACCTGCTCCGCCGGCACACGCTCGGCGAGGAGCACGTCCCGATGATCGTCTTCACGCCGAAGCAGCTGCTGCGGCGCAAGGAGGCGGTGTCGCAGCCGGAGGAGCTGACCCACGGCACCTTCAAGCCGGTGCTCAGCGACGCCGAGGCCGAGACGAACGCGGCAGGTGTCGAGCGGGTGATCCTGGCCTCCGGCCGGATCGTGTACGACCTGCTCGCAGAGCGGAAGACGGTCGAGGCGGACAAGATCAGCACCGCGATCCTCCGGGTCGAGCAGCTCTACCCGCTGCCCGCCGACGAGATCGTCGCCGAGCTGGCGAAGTACCCGAACGCGACCGAGATCCGCTGGGTGCAGGACGAGCCGGCGAACCAGGGCCCGTGGCCGTTCATGGCGCTGAACCTGACCGAGCACCTGGGCGGCAAGCCGTTCTACCGGGTGTCCCGGCCGGCCATGTCCGCCCCGGCGGTCGGCTCGCACGGTGTGCACGGCACCGAGCAGGCGACGCTGCTGAAGCAGGCGTTCAGCTGA
- a CDS encoding DUF6104 family protein, with protein MYFTDRGIEELEKRRGEEDVTLAFVAERLREFVDLNPEFETPIERFATWLARLDDEDD; from the coding sequence GTGTACTTCACCGACCGCGGGATCGAGGAACTCGAGAAGCGACGTGGCGAGGAGGATGTCACGCTCGCTTTCGTGGCCGAACGGCTGCGCGAGTTCGTCGACCTGAACCCGGAGTTCGAGACGCCGATCGAGCGGTTCGCCACCTGGCTGGCCCGCTTGGACGACGAGGACGACTAG
- a CDS encoding AAA family ATPase, translating into MPFASQPVRRVAAAEGIRASGHWPHTIPAVRQLLTDGLDLDPGVTFLVGENGAGKSTLVEAIAVAFGLSPEGGSTGARLTTRATESSLADDLQLTRGVGAKRAGFFLRAETMHGFYTYLEQNPRPSGPPDTAFHEMSHGESFLNLISDRFTRHGFYCLDEPESALSFSSSLAVVGVLNQLAEAGSQVLCATHSPVIAALPGATILEVGEWGIRCTTWEDLELVQNWKAYLQAPERYLRHVL; encoded by the coding sequence ATGCCCTTCGCCTCGCAGCCTGTACGACGGGTTGCCGCCGCGGAGGGCATTCGCGCGTCCGGCCACTGGCCGCACACCATTCCCGCCGTACGCCAACTCCTGACCGACGGCCTGGACCTCGACCCCGGCGTCACGTTCCTGGTCGGCGAAAACGGCGCCGGCAAGTCCACCCTCGTCGAGGCGATCGCAGTCGCGTTCGGGCTCTCACCCGAAGGTGGTTCCACCGGCGCCCGACTCACCACGCGGGCAACCGAGTCATCGCTCGCCGACGACCTGCAACTGACCCGCGGCGTCGGCGCCAAGCGCGCGGGTTTCTTCCTCCGCGCCGAGACGATGCACGGCTTCTACACCTACCTGGAGCAGAACCCGCGGCCGTCAGGCCCTCCGGACACGGCGTTCCACGAGATGAGCCACGGCGAGAGCTTCCTCAATCTGATCAGCGACCGCTTCACCCGACACGGCTTCTACTGTCTCGACGAGCCCGAGTCGGCCCTCTCGTTCTCCAGCAGCCTGGCCGTGGTCGGCGTGCTCAACCAACTCGCCGAGGCCGGCTCACAGGTGCTGTGCGCCACCCACTCCCCCGTGATCGCCGCCCTCCCCGGCGCGACCATCCTCGAGGTCGGCGAGTGGGGCATCCGCTGTACGACGTGGGAGGACCTGGAACTCGTCCAGAACTGGAAGGCATACCTGCAGGCGCCCGAGCGGTACCTGCGCCACGTGCTCTAG
- a CDS encoding ArsR/SmtB family transcription factor: MTNPEPTKAQLDSAAGTFAMLSAPVRLHLVSLAAQGEYDVGTLAERVGVSIATASQHLGKLRLAGIITARREGRRHIYTVDDPHVLNLVDQIFEHIAPDGTLAPDPPRRTRPLHTD; encoded by the coding sequence ATGACCAACCCTGAACCGACGAAGGCGCAGCTCGATTCCGCCGCGGGCACCTTCGCCATGCTCTCCGCTCCGGTCCGGTTGCACCTGGTGTCGCTGGCCGCCCAGGGGGAGTACGACGTCGGCACCCTGGCGGAGCGGGTCGGCGTCAGCATCGCCACCGCCAGCCAGCACCTCGGCAAGCTCCGGCTGGCCGGGATCATCACCGCGCGCCGCGAGGGCCGCCGCCACATCTACACCGTCGACGACCCGCACGTGCTGAACCTGGTCGACCAGATCTTCGAGCACATCGCCCCCGACGGCACCCTGGCCCCCGACCCGCCACGCCGCACGAGACCGCTGCACACGGACTAG
- a CDS encoding sodium:proton exchanger, with translation MRKYRNGGRLEGVFRALRPVLLLLLVAIPAVALRVTGSHPPALASILIFGLAVVAASFVLAWAAEAAEMDISGGLAIALLAVIAVLPEYAVDLYFAHTAGSNPEYVQYAAANMTGSNRLLLGLGWSSVVLISLYVASRRSGRSVKALVLETGYRRELGFLAVAGVVAFVIPVTGEIHLLLGILLLAFFAFYLYRAATSEHDDEPDLIGPAARIGALPTLHRRITVTAMFLVSAGVILAAAEPFADSLVQGGHTLGIDQFLLVQWLAPLASEAPEFIVALLFAWRGKGAAALGLLISAKVNQWTLLIGSLPIAYGIGGGGVALHLDGRQVEEFLLTATQTLLGLAILLNLRFPRWAAWTLLGLFAIQFAVPGQTGRYVISAIYLVLAAGAAIHNRDQLVPTILAPFRRTSTEPVDAERADELVNV, from the coding sequence TTGCGAAAGTATCGAAACGGTGGCAGGCTGGAAGGCGTGTTCCGAGCCCTCCGCCCTGTTCTGTTGCTGCTCCTGGTGGCGATCCCCGCGGTCGCCCTCCGGGTCACCGGCAGCCATCCCCCGGCGCTCGCGTCGATCCTGATCTTCGGCCTCGCCGTGGTCGCCGCATCGTTCGTGCTGGCCTGGGCGGCGGAAGCAGCGGAGATGGACATCTCGGGCGGTCTCGCGATCGCGCTGCTCGCGGTCATCGCCGTACTGCCGGAGTACGCGGTGGACCTGTATTTCGCGCACACCGCCGGCTCGAACCCGGAGTACGTGCAGTACGCCGCCGCCAACATGACCGGATCGAACCGGTTGCTGCTCGGCCTCGGCTGGTCCAGCGTCGTCCTGATCAGCCTGTACGTCGCTTCGCGGCGGAGCGGGCGCTCGGTCAAGGCGCTCGTACTCGAGACCGGGTACCGGCGTGAGCTGGGCTTCCTCGCTGTCGCCGGTGTGGTCGCGTTCGTGATCCCGGTGACCGGCGAGATCCACCTGCTGCTGGGGATCCTGCTGCTCGCGTTCTTCGCGTTCTACCTGTACCGGGCGGCGACGTCGGAGCATGACGACGAGCCGGACCTGATCGGGCCGGCGGCGAGGATCGGCGCGCTGCCCACGCTTCACCGCCGGATCACGGTGACCGCGATGTTCCTGGTCTCGGCCGGGGTGATCCTGGCGGCCGCGGAGCCGTTCGCGGACTCGCTCGTCCAAGGCGGTCACACGCTCGGGATCGACCAGTTCCTGCTGGTCCAGTGGCTGGCTCCGCTGGCGTCCGAGGCGCCGGAGTTCATCGTGGCGCTGCTGTTCGCCTGGCGGGGCAAGGGCGCTGCGGCGCTGGGTCTGCTGATCTCGGCCAAGGTGAACCAGTGGACGCTGCTGATCGGGAGCCTGCCGATCGCGTACGGGATCGGTGGCGGCGGCGTCGCGCTGCACCTGGACGGGCGGCAGGTCGAGGAGTTCCTGCTCACCGCCACGCAGACGCTGCTCGGCCTTGCGATCCTGCTGAACCTGCGCTTCCCGCGGTGGGCGGCGTGGACGTTGCTGGGTCTGTTCGCGATCCAGTTCGCCGTACCGGGTCAGACCGGGCGCTACGTGATCAGCGCGATCTACCTCGTGCTCGCGGCCGGCGCGGCGATCCACAACCGCGACCAGCTGGTGCCGACGATCCTCGCCCCGTTCCGGCGTACCTCTACGGAGCCCGTCGACGCGGAACGCGCCGACGAGCTCGTGAACGTCTAG
- a CDS encoding WhiB family transcriptional regulator produces the protein MRPTLTVIVDPADNWMVKAACVGQAPSYDETASSWEQRKAQAICLTSCPVIEECREWARRTKFTGTAAGEKFLAGRRRGRPGPQERRTRPIIEEQQAS, from the coding sequence ATGAGGCCCACTTTGACGGTGATTGTCGACCCGGCCGACAACTGGATGGTGAAGGCCGCCTGTGTCGGTCAGGCGCCGTCGTACGACGAGACGGCCAGCTCGTGGGAGCAGCGCAAGGCCCAGGCCATCTGCCTGACGTCGTGCCCGGTGATCGAGGAATGCCGCGAGTGGGCCCGCCGGACCAAGTTCACCGGCACCGCCGCGGGCGAGAAGTTCCTCGCCGGCCGCCGCCGCGGCCGCCCCGGCCCGCAGGAACGCCGTACCCGCCCGATCATCGAAGAGCAGCAGGCCAGCTAG
- a CDS encoding GNAT family N-acetyltransferase — translation MQPEIRPATVEDAEAAAWCHLLCWREAYAGLVADDLLLERTSDIDRRTERWATRLGEGSTRWIALNPDPAAPLQERVAGFIGTGPGRDEDGPVAFELEAIYTRQAFWKTGLGARLLDVAVGKQPAFLWVFEGNERALGFYRRHGFEPDGVRKHDPYFDLQEIRLVRY, via the coding sequence ATGCAACCCGAGATCAGGCCGGCCACGGTCGAGGACGCCGAGGCGGCCGCGTGGTGTCATCTGTTGTGCTGGCGGGAGGCGTACGCCGGTCTGGTGGCGGACGACCTGCTGCTCGAGCGGACGTCCGACATCGACCGCCGTACCGAACGCTGGGCTACCCGGCTGGGCGAGGGAAGCACGCGCTGGATCGCCCTGAACCCGGACCCCGCTGCACCGCTCCAGGAGCGCGTGGCCGGCTTCATCGGCACTGGGCCGGGCCGTGACGAGGACGGGCCGGTCGCGTTCGAGCTGGAGGCGATCTACACCCGCCAGGCGTTCTGGAAGACCGGTCTCGGAGCCCGGCTGCTCGACGTTGCCGTCGGCAAGCAGCCGGCGTTCCTGTGGGTCTTCGAGGGGAACGAGCGGGCGCTGGGGTTCTACCGCCGGCACGGGTTCGAGCCGGACGGCGTCCGCAAGCACGACCCGTACTTCGATCTCCAGGAGATCCGCCTGGTCAGGTACTAA
- a CDS encoding zinc-binding dehydrogenase, with protein sequence MLAAYAAKFDADNPIAALEVGERPDPTVPEGWVTIDVRATALNHHDLWSLKGVGLAEQNLPMILGCDAAGVDPDGNEVVVHAVVSDPAWKGDETLDPKRSLLSERYQGTLAQKVAVPARNVVPKPAGMSFEQAACLPTAWLTAYRMLFTQSGLKPGDTVLVQGAGGGVATALITLARAGGIRVWATSRDEGKRARAVEIGAHDAFESGARLPERVDAVMETVGQATWSHSLKSLKQGGTLVISGATSGQAPKSAELNRIFFLQLRVQGSTMGTRTELAELVQFMANAGISPHIDTVLPLTDARTGFEKMNAGDVFGKIVFTV encoded by the coding sequence ATGCTTGCTGCTTATGCCGCCAAGTTCGATGCCGACAACCCGATCGCCGCGCTGGAGGTGGGGGAGCGGCCCGATCCGACGGTGCCCGAGGGATGGGTGACCATCGACGTACGGGCGACTGCGCTCAACCATCACGATCTGTGGTCGTTGAAGGGGGTCGGGCTGGCTGAGCAGAATCTGCCGATGATCCTCGGGTGTGACGCGGCGGGCGTGGACCCGGACGGGAACGAGGTCGTCGTCCACGCGGTGGTCTCGGACCCGGCGTGGAAGGGCGACGAGACGCTGGACCCGAAGCGGTCGCTGCTGAGCGAGCGGTACCAGGGCACGCTGGCCCAGAAGGTCGCCGTACCGGCGCGGAACGTCGTACCGAAGCCTGCCGGGATGAGCTTCGAGCAGGCTGCGTGCCTGCCGACGGCGTGGCTGACGGCGTACCGGATGCTGTTCACGCAGTCGGGGCTCAAGCCGGGTGACACGGTCCTCGTGCAGGGCGCGGGCGGCGGCGTGGCGACGGCGCTGATCACGCTGGCGCGGGCCGGCGGGATCCGGGTGTGGGCGACCAGCCGGGACGAGGGCAAGCGGGCCAGGGCGGTCGAGATCGGGGCACACGACGCGTTCGAGTCCGGCGCGCGGCTGCCGGAGCGGGTCGACGCGGTGATGGAGACGGTCGGGCAGGCGACGTGGTCGCATTCGCTCAAGTCGCTGAAGCAGGGCGGCACGCTGGTGATCTCCGGCGCGACCAGCGGCCAGGCGCCGAAGTCGGCCGAGCTGAACCGGATCTTCTTCCTGCAGCTGCGGGTCCAGGGCTCGACGATGGGCACCCGGACCGAGCTTGCCGAGCTGGTGCAGTTCATGGCGAACGCCGGCATCTCGCCGCACATCGACACGGTCCTCCCGCTCACCGACGCCCGCACCGGCTTCGAGAAGATGAATGCCGGCGACGTCTTCGGCAAGATCGTTTTTACTGTCTGA
- a CDS encoding NAD(P)-dependent malic enzyme, producing MVAQAVEPTLPSDQYAGDAVFELHRGGKIEVTSTIHVKDADDLSKAYTPGVARVCTAIAEDPSLVGRYTWKSNVVAVVTDGTAVLGLGDIGPAASLPVMEGKALLFKEFGGVDSVPIALDCTDVDEFVDTVARMAPSFGGINLEDISAPRCFEIERRLKERLDIPVFHDDQHGTAVVVLAALRNALRVTGKSISEIRVVISGAGAAGVACARILLQAGVGDLAVVDSKGVLHEDRADLNPVKLSLARDTNTGGISGRLVDALAGADLFLGVSGGTVPEEAVAQMADNAMIFALANPNPEVHPDIAHRHAAVVATGRSDFPNQINNVLAFPGIFRGAFDANASRITEGMKLAAADALASLISESDLRPDYIIPSPFDERVAPAVSAAVAAAADTDGVARG from the coding sequence ATGGTCGCCCAGGCTGTTGAGCCCACTCTTCCCTCCGATCAGTACGCCGGAGATGCCGTTTTCGAACTGCATCGCGGCGGAAAGATCGAGGTCACGTCCACGATCCACGTCAAGGACGCCGACGACCTGTCGAAGGCGTACACGCCAGGCGTCGCCCGGGTCTGCACCGCGATCGCCGAGGACCCGTCGCTGGTCGGGCGCTACACCTGGAAGTCGAACGTGGTCGCGGTCGTCACCGACGGCACCGCGGTCCTCGGCCTCGGCGACATCGGGCCGGCCGCGTCGCTGCCGGTGATGGAGGGCAAGGCGCTGCTGTTCAAGGAGTTCGGCGGCGTCGACTCGGTGCCGATTGCGCTGGACTGCACCGACGTGGACGAGTTCGTCGACACGGTCGCGCGGATGGCACCGTCGTTCGGCGGGATCAACCTCGAGGACATCTCCGCGCCGCGCTGCTTCGAGATCGAGCGCCGGCTGAAGGAGCGGCTCGACATCCCGGTCTTCCACGACGACCAGCACGGTACGGCGGTCGTCGTACTCGCCGCGCTCCGCAACGCGTTGCGAGTCACCGGGAAGTCGATCTCGGAGATCCGCGTGGTGATCTCCGGAGCGGGTGCGGCCGGGGTCGCGTGTGCCCGGATCCTTTTGCAGGCAGGGGTCGGTGACCTCGCGGTCGTCGACAGCAAGGGTGTGCTGCACGAGGATCGTGCCGACCTGAACCCGGTGAAGTTGTCGCTCGCCCGGGACACCAACACCGGCGGGATCTCCGGCCGGCTGGTCGACGCGCTTGCGGGCGCGGACCTGTTCCTCGGCGTCTCCGGAGGGACCGTCCCTGAGGAGGCTGTCGCGCAGATGGCCGACAACGCGATGATCTTCGCGCTGGCCAACCCGAACCCCGAGGTCCACCCGGACATCGCGCACCGGCACGCCGCGGTGGTCGCCACCGGCCGCTCCGACTTCCCCAACCAGATCAACAACGTCCTGGCCTTCCCGGGCATCTTCCGCGGCGCCTTCGACGCGAACGCCTCCCGCATCACCGAAGGCATGAAACTGGCCGCCGCCGACGCCCTCGCGAGCCTCATCTCGGAGTCGGACCTCCGCCCCGACTACATCATCCCGTCCCCCTTCGACGAACGCGTCGCCCCGGCAGTATCCGCCGCCGTGGCAGCCGCCGCCGATACCGACGGTGTCGCCCGCGGGTGA